The following proteins are encoded in a genomic region of Brachypodium distachyon strain Bd21 chromosome 1, Brachypodium_distachyon_v3.0, whole genome shotgun sequence:
- the LOC100836294 gene encoding putative receptor protein kinase ZmPK1 encodes MDTHSTSLFLLTLIHLLSRISARDFLSAGSSLSVESSSDVLHSPEGTFTCGFNNISENAFVFSIWFSHTAEKTVIWSANHLHPVYSWGSKVVLDTNGGMVVKDYQGQTVWENNVTSSNAERAQLLDTGNLIVKGQGDIILWQSFNSPTDTLLPNQNFTAATKLVSSSRLLVHGQYSFHFDDQYLLTLFDDEKDISFIYWPNPDQNIWAKERNSFNTTTTGVLDSWGHFSGSDNLTFKAADWGLKVMRRITLDSDGNLRLYSLNEQNGGWSVMWAASQGSCFTRGLCGINGICVYTPMPACACAPGYEIIDPSDWRKGCTPKFNLTRHGQKMRFVKLPYTDFPGYDQSKNAPISLDHCKKICLNDSNCKGFTYSEQGTGGCYPKSSLFGGVTSLYYSTYLKVPKELEVSNSSIPHSQPSVPRYVLDCPTTKKYSTPNFLDKPDSSQNGSNYFYLFYGFLSAIFLVEVTLVALGCWFLLIRKGKQLTGVWPAEVGYEMITNHFRRYTYKELKRATRQFRDQIGRGASGLVYKGVLEDKRVIAVKRLAGINQGEEEFQHELSVIGRIYHMNLVRVWGFCSDGPHRILVSEYVENGSLDKTLFSSEGSQILLEWNERFNIALGVAKGLAYLHHECLEWVIHCDLKPENILLDENLEPKITDFGLAKLLNRGGSNKNVSRICGTRGYIAPEWVSSVPITAKVDVYSFGVVLLELLKGARVSEWASNADEEVEMVLRRILRMLAENLKLEGTKQLWISEFIDSRLNSQFDNIQARTMVKLAVSCLEEDSRKRPTMENALQMLLSVDEAIGI; translated from the coding sequence ATGGATACACACTCTACCTCTCTGTTCCTCCTAACTTTGATTCATCTGCTTTCACGCATCTCAGCTCGTGATTTCCTCTCAGCAggctcctctctctctgttgAGAGTAGCTCTGACGTGCTCCATTCACCAGAGGGTACTTTCACCTGCGGCTTCAACAACATTTCTGAAAATGCCTTTGTCTTCTCTATTTGGTTCTCCCACACAGCTGAAAAAACTGTCATCTGGAGCGCAAATCATCTCCACCCTGTGTACTCCTGGGGATCCAAAGTCGTGCTAGATACAAATGGCGGCATGGTTGTGAAAGATTACCAAGGCCAGACTGTGTGGGAAAACAATGTGACCTCTTCCAATGCTGAACGAGCTCAGTTATTGGACACAGGGAACCTCATCGTGAAGGGCCAAGGTGATATCATTCTATGGCAAAGCTTTAATTCTCCTACTGATACATTGCTACCCAATCAGAACTTTACTGCTGCAACAAAGTTGGTATCTAGTAGTAGGTTACTTGTTCATGGGCAGTACAGCTTCCATTTTGATGATCAATATTTACTTACCCTGTTTGATGATGAGAAGGATATCTCATTTATCTATTGGCCGAATCCTGATCAGAATATCTGGGCAAAGGAAAGAAACTCATTTAATACCACCACAACTGGGGTCCTTGATAGCTGGGGGCATTTCAGCGGAAGTGATAATTTAACTTTTAAGGCTGCTGATTGGGGTCTTAAGGTTATGAGGAGGATAACATTGGATTCTGATGGAAACCTTAGATTATATAGTCTAAATGAACAAAATGGAGGATGGTCAGTCATGTGGGCAGCATCTCAAGGGAGCTGCTTTACTCGCGGTTTGTGTGGTATAAATGGAATATGTGTGTATACACCTATGCCCGCTTGTGCATGCGCCCCTGGATATGAGATCATCGACCCAAGTGACTGGAGAAAAGGTTGCACGCCAAAGTTCAACCTCACTCGTCATGGGCAGAAGATGAGATTTGTAAAGCTACCTTACACAGACTTCCCAGGTTATGACCAAAGTAAAAATGCCCCGATTTCTCTTGATCACTGCAAGAAAATATGCTTGAACGACAGCAATTGCAAAGGATTCACATACTCAGAACAAGGAACGGGAGGTTGCTATCCAAAGTCATCCCTTTTCGGTGGAGTAACCTCATTATATTATTCTACCTATCTAAAGGTTCCTAAGGAATTAGAGGTGTCAAACTCCTCAATTCCTCACTCCCAACCTTCTGTTCCCAGATATGTTCTTGACTGTCCTACAACAAAGAAATATTCCACTCCAAATTTTCTAGATAAGCCTGACAGCAGTCAGAATGGATCAAACTATTTCTACTTATTTTATGGGTTCTTATCAGCGATATTTCTCGTGGAGGTAACACTCGTGGCACTAGGATGCTGGTTTCTTTTGATAAGGAAGGGCAAGCAGTTAACAGGAGTGTGGCCAGCTGAGGTTGGCTATGAAATGATAACGAACCATTTCCGTCGATACACTTACAAGGAGTTGAAGAGAGCTACTAGACAGTTCAGGGACCAGATTGGGAGAGGGGCATCTGGTCTTGTATACAAGGGAGTCTTGGAAGACAAGAGGGTAATAGCAGTGAAAAGGTTGGCAGGCATAAACCAAGGCGAAGAAGAATTCCAACATGAACTGAGTGTGATTGGAAGGATTTACCATATGAATCTGGTGAGGGTGTGGGGATTCTGTTCTGATGGTCCACATAGGATACTGGTTTCAGAATATGTTGAGAATGGTTCATTGGATAAAACCCTGTTTAGTAGCGAGGGCTCACAGATCTTACTTGAATGGAACGAAAGATTTAATATTGCTCTAGGGGTGGCAAAGGGATTGGCCTATCTTCATCATGAGTGCTTGGAGTGGGTTATTCACTGCGATCTGAAGCCTGAGAATATACTGTTGGATGAGAACTTGGAGCCAAAGATCACTGACTTTGGCCTTGCAAAACTACTGAACAGAGGTGGGTCCAATAAAAATGTGTCACGGATCTGTGGAACTAGAGGCTATATAGCTCCTGAGTGGGTTTCTAGCGTCCCAATAACGGCAAAGGTTGATGTCTACAGCTTTGGAGTGGTTCTCCTAGAACTACTGAAGGGGGCTCGTGTTTCTGAATGGGCATCAAATGCTGATGAGGAAGTGGAAATGGTCCTCCGAAGGATCCTTAGGATGCTTGCAGAAAATCTGAAGCTCGAGGGCACAAAACAGTTATGGATCTCTGAGTTCATTGACTCCAGGTTGAACAGCCAATTCGACAATATCCAAGCAAGAACAATGGTCAAGTTGGCTGTTTCATGCTTAGAAGAAGATAGTAGAAAAAGGCCCACCATGGAAAATGCTTTGCAGATGCTTCTTTCGGTTGATGAAGCCATTGGCATATAA